The genomic stretch GTGTAATTAGTTCCTTTAGAATCATACTACTGATTTGATTCATAATTTCTTCATGAGAAGAAATAAATTGATAATCTAAATTTTGCATTACAGCATGGGTCGCAGTTCCTTTTTCAGCCTGGTTCATCTTTTGTTCTGAGATAAATTTTGGTCGTTCAAGAGGATAAGCTTTTGTTGTAGTTCTTATAAAACTTTCATTATACGGCTCTTCTTCTTGCATTTTTCTTTTTAATTCTGTTACAGATTGCTTTGGTCGATATAACGTTGATTGACTATAACTATATTGCCATTTTAATTGATTTTCTATTTTTTCATAAAGCTCGTCATTTTTGATATTGATTGGCTCTCTTAGCTGAAAAGCTTGAAATATTTCAGTTTTATTATTTTCTACTTCTTCAGTTTCCATTAATTGAATAGTAGAAGCATCAACAATCGAATAATTCCAACGACATGGATAAAATTGAATTTCATTTTTGGTTTGCCATAGATCATCCTGAAGTCTAATTGCGCTACTAGAATCATGACGAATGATCGATGGTCCAATCCAATCAAGATAGTTTTTTGCACCACTAATTATATTTAATGGTAGGAGCCACTCTTTATGATTTTCAACTTCTTTCCAGCTTTCGATTATTTTTTGTGCGTCCTTTACCTTACCTACAAGTATTAGTTTTTCCCTTGCACGGGTTAATGCAACATAAAGAATACGTAACTCCTCAGATATTAATTCTCGTTGTTCCTTACGCTTGATTGTTTCCTTTAATAGAGTTGAATTTGTAGTGCGATACGTCGGATGAACATAATTCATCCCTAGTCCTAGCTCTTTTTGTAATATAAATTTCGCATTTAAATCTTGCATATTAAATTGCTTAGCTGTATTCACAACAAACACGACAGGAAACTCTAGGCCTTTACTTTTATGTATTGTCATCATCTGTACGATATTTTCTTGATCACTTACAATACGAACCTCATCTAGTTTTTCGTCTCTTTCCTGCATTCGATCTAAAAATCTTAAAAATTGAAATAGACTTCTATAGTTCGATTCTTCTAACGCTTTTGCACGATCAAATATTGTAATTAGATTTGCCTGTCTTTGCTTCCCTCCAGGCAAACCTCCGACAAAGTCATAATAAGTCGACTCATTTAATACCTTCCAGATAAAGATTGAAAGTGTTTCTCTTTTTACATGCCGCTTCCATTCCTTTATTTGTTGAAAGAAATTTGCTAATTTAATTGATAATTGCTTATGGCGATTTTCAAAGTTATTTGTATACGCTTGACATGCGTCATAAAAAGATCCCTTTTTATGGTCAAGTCTGATCACCGTTAATTCTGGTTCCGTTAGCCCTACAATTGGAGAGCGTAAGACAGATGCAAGCGGGATATCTTGAATCGTATTATCGATTAGCTTTAATAAATTTAAAAACACAGCCACTTCAATTGTTTGAAATAAGTCCTTCGATTTTTCAGCATATAAAGGGATTCCAAGAGCTTTACATTCCTCAATATATAAATCCGCATTCGATAATGAACGTCCTAATATCGCGATATCGCTGTATTTAACTGGTCTCATTTCTCCAGTTTTTTCGGTAACCAAATATTCACTTTCAATTAAGTCCTTTATTCTCCTTGCTACATATCTAGCTTCAATTTGTTCCAGTTTTTCTTCGACAAGCTCATCATCTTCTTGCTCGCTAATTTCAGAAACGTCATCTTCTTCAGCAGAGTTTGTTAATAAAATCAATTCTGAAGTGCAAAAAGAGTATTCTGGATAGCTTGCTCCTAACTTCAACATAGCATCTTCATCATATTCAATACCGCCAACTTCTCTTCCCATGATTTGTTGAAAGATAAAATTGGTTGCATCTAATACTTCCGCTCTACTTCTAAAATTTTTAGATAAATCAATCCTCAAACCTGTTCGATCATTTAACTCTTTTTCATATTGATTATATTTATTGATAAATAACTGTGGTTCCGCTAAACGAAAACGATAGATTGATTGTTTAACATCGCCAACCATAAATAAATTTCCATCCGAGCCTGTACCTTTTGTAATTAATCTTAATATCGATTCTTGAACATAATTCGTATCTTGATATTCATCGACTAATACTTCGCTAAATTTTTCTTGATAAACCCTTGCAACCGAAGAAGGCAGCAATTGTTCTGTTTCTTCTTTATCCTTTAAAATTTCGAGTGCATAATGCTCTAAATCATTGAAATCTAAAATTCCATTTTCTAGCTTTGCTTGTTTAAACAACACGATAAAGTTATTAACAAGCCCGATTAATTTTTCGACTAGAGGCTTCAATTCAATTATTTGTTTTAACTGATGATTAATGTTTCGACTAAAATACTTTTCTTTCAAATCATCAATTTTCTTTTTAACATCTTTACGGAAATTAGCCGCTAATTCTTTTTTCTGTTGATCCCCTTCTGTCTTTTTAATAATAGGCAGACGAGTAAACGCTATTTTTTGTAGACCGATATTGATTTCTTCCCATGTTTTTTCTGAAACATGATATAAACACTCTAAATTGCTATATTCTTCTTTAAATACATCGAAATACTTTATTGGACCATCGGGACTTTCAATTAAATCTAAAGCTTGTTTATAAGCATTTATACAAGTAATGATGTCTTCTTGAATAAATCTCTTTAGTTCTTGAATAAAAGGAATATCGTCAACTAATTTATCTTTTACGTCATATTGTTGAATGAACGTATTTAAAAACTCGCTTGGATTTGGATTAGAAATTGCATGACGATACAGCTTTAAAATTAATTTTGGTAAATCATTATCATCGCGATCGCTTGTATAACGATTAACTAAATCAAAGAAGACTAAATTAGAATCATCACTATACTCTGCTTCCATTAATTCTTCTAACACTTCATCCATCAGTAATTGGATTTCTACTTCTTCTGCTGTACGGAAATTTGGATCTAACTCAACCATATAGTAATTTGATCGAATGACTTCAGTACAAAAAGAGTGGATTGTCGAGATCGACGCTTTATTTAACAAAGAAGCTTGTTTTCGTAAATGATCCGATTCGGGATTATTTACAAGTTGCTTCTCTAATGCGACTCCAATTCTTTCTTTCATTTCCTGGGCACTTGCTTTAGTAAAG from Arthrobacter citreus encodes the following:
- the addA gene encoding helicase-exonuclease AddAB subunit AddA, yielding MSKEENNASKTKWTVDQQKAIDLEGSDILVAAAAGSGKTAVLVERIIQKIIREENPINVDELLVVTFTKASAQEMKERIGVALEKQLVNNPESDHLRKQASLLNKASISTIHSFCTEVIRSNYYMVELDPNFRTAEEVEIQLLMDEVLEELMEAEYSDDSNLVFFDLVNRYTSDRDDNDLPKLILKLYRHAISNPNPSEFLNTFIQQYDVKDKLVDDIPFIQELKRFIQEDIITCINAYKQALDLIESPDGPIKYFDVFKEEYSNLECLYHVSEKTWEEINIGLQKIAFTRLPIIKKTEGDQQKKELAANFRKDVKKKIDDLKEKYFSRNINHQLKQIIELKPLVEKLIGLVNNFIVLFKQAKLENGILDFNDLEHYALEILKDKEETEQLLPSSVARVYQEKFSEVLVDEYQDTNYVQESILRLITKGTGSDGNLFMVGDVKQSIYRFRLAEPQLFINKYNQYEKELNDRTGLRIDLSKNFRSRAEVLDATNFIFQQIMGREVGGIEYDEDAMLKLGASYPEYSFCTSELILLTNSAEEDDVSEISEQEDDELVEEKLEQIEARYVARRIKDLIESEYLVTEKTGEMRPVKYSDIAILGRSLSNADLYIEECKALGIPLYAEKSKDLFQTIEVAVFLNLLKLIDNTIQDIPLASVLRSPIVGLTEPELTVIRLDHKKGSFYDACQAYTNNFENRHKQLSIKLANFFQQIKEWKRHVKRETLSIFIWKVLNESTYYDFVGGLPGGKQRQANLITIFDRAKALEESNYRSLFQFLRFLDRMQERDEKLDEVRIVSDQENIVQMMTIHKSKGLEFPVVFVVNTAKQFNMQDLNAKFILQKELGLGMNYVHPTYRTTNSTLLKETIKRKEQRELISEELRILYVALTRAREKLILVGKVKDAQKIIESWKEVENHKEWLLPLNIISGAKNYLDWIGPSIIRHDSSSAIRLQDDLWQTKNEIQFYPCRWNYSIVDASTIQLMETEEVENNKTEIFQAFQLREPINIKNDELYEKIENQLKWQYSYSQSTLYRPKQSVTELKRKMQEEEPYNESFIRTTTKAYPLERPKFISEQKMNQAEKGTATHAVMQNLDYQFISSHEEIMNQISSMILKELITHEQGEAVNSMEIFDFCQSELGQLVKNTHQKLREVPFSYGVSTNEIYKDWQDEEEVVLIQGIIDLLLIDGEEAILIDYKTDRTEAFTTDEALKKEAIRRYGIQLDLYSKAIEAGMDKKVKAKYLYFFDGGHIVEL